From Verrucomicrobiota bacterium:
ACCCGCCGCCCCGACCGCGTCATCATTCTCGACAATTGTTCGACCGATCAGACCCGGAGCATCGTCCAGAATTTCTCCGGCTTGAAATGTGAATGGCGGCAGCACGAACGAAACATCGGCTTGCTGGCCAATTTGAATTTCGGGTTGAAGTTTGCCGCCGAAACGCAAGTCCTGCACTTGCTCATGGCCGACGATCTCGTGAAACCGGCGTTTTACGAGAAATCGATGGCCACGCTGGAGCCGGTACCAGGGCATTCCATGGCCTACAGTTTTCACGAAGATATCGATGTGGCCGGCGCCGTGATTGGTCCAGCCATTCGCCGCCCCGCCGGTCCCGCTCGCACGGTGCCCAAAACTGACTTTCTGGGGCGGCAAGCGGAGTTGACCACCATGCTCTTGCCGGGGGTCATTTTCAAAACGGACTATCAACCTCCCGTGTGCGAGTTTCGTGAGTTCCCCCAGGTTGCGGATTGTTTGTTCCTGGCAGAATGGGCGGCGCGATGCCGGCAAATCGTCGAAGTGCCCGAATACCTCTGCCAGTATCGGCTCCATCCGTTCAACGCCACGAGCGCGAACATTCACAATCTTCAGTCGTGGCTGCTCGACGAATGGCGCGTCATGCAAATGGTCCTGCCCTGGATTGAAGAAAGCGCAGTGAACCATTGGCTGCGCGCCCGAAAACTCGAATGCCTTTTCGCGGCTCGATCCTGGGTCAAGGTCGATATGATGCGCCGGGTTAAACCGGAGTACGCCCGCGAAATCCAGGCGACCATGCGCCAGACGGTTGGGGCGATCCCGGCGATGCTAGGCTGGCTGGCGTTGCGCGGACGCGACGCGCTCTGGCGGCTCCAGGGGCGGGAGACGAAGGCAGAGACGCTTTTGAAGGCGGGAATTCAGTAATCAGTTGCCAGTTGTCAGTCATCAGCATAGCGCTCACTTTTTATCGAATACTGGTCGCCGAACACTGATTACTGACAACTGACAACTGACAACTGATCACTGACAACTGATCACTGACAACTGATCACTGACAACTGATCACCGATCACCGGACAACGCCTCCCGCATGCGGTCCAGGAGCGTGTGAACTTGGAATGGCTTCTGAAGGAACCCCGCCAGCCCTTTGCCAGCGAACCGCGCGATGGCCTCTTGCTGATCGAAGCCGCTCATCAGCATCACGCGCACGCCCGGGCGAATGACTTTGAGCGCCTGGAAGGTTTGGCTTCCATCAAGCTGCGGCATGGTCAGATCCAAGAGCACGGCGACGAAATGATCCGGGTCGCGCTGGAAAATCTGGAGCGCTTCTCTCCCGTCTTTGGCCAGGACGGGGTCGAATCCCAGGCGGCGGAGCGATTGTGCCGCGACGCGCCGCACAGGTTCCTCGTCATCCACGACCAGAACTGTGCCCGACCCGCGCCACTCTCGGAGATCTGTTTTCGTGTCTGAATGGGCTGGTTTCAAGGTCGCCGTCGCCACCGGCAACAACAAGCGAAACGCCGATCCGCGTCCGAGCTGGCTGGTGACTTTGAGCGCGCCATTGTGTCCACGCACGATGCCGAGCACGGCCGCCAATCCCAGACCGCGCCCTGTGAATTTGGTTGTGAAGAACGGATCGAAAATCTTGCTGATCGTTTCCGCGCTCATGCCGCAGCCCGTATCCGCGATCTCCAGGAAGACATAGTCCCCTTCGGGAATTTCCGGCGCAAGAATGGTGCCCGCCAGATATTCGCGGCTGGCTCGCATCACGCCCGTCGAAACCCGGATGGCGCCCGTGTTCTCACCGATTGCTTCGGAGGCGTTGATGACCAGGTTCATGATGACCTGGCGGATTTGCGTCGCGTCGGCTTCCACCGGCGGAAGTCCCGCGGCGAGGTTGAGATCGAGAGAGACCTTTTTGCTGATGGATAGCCGGAGCAAATTGAGCGAATCCTGCACGACGGCGCTCACGTCCAGGGCTTGCACCAGAAGTTGTCCTTTGCCCGAATACGCGAGCATTTGCTTGCACAGGTCCGCGGCCCGCAAGGAAGCCGTCTCGATCTCGGTCAAACCTTCCTGCAGGGGGGAGTCCGCGGCCAGATCCAATTTGGCGAGCGACGCGTGGCAGAGGATGCCCGTGAGCAGATTGTTGAAATCGTGGGCGATGCCGCCCGCCATGACGCCGAGGCTTTCCAGCTTCGCCGCTTCCTGCAGTTTCCGGTTCAACCGCTGCCGCTCCTGTTCGGCCAGCTTGCGTTCCGTGATATCGCGGAACATGGCGACGACGGCGGAACCTTCGCGATCTTTGAAAGGCGCGGCGGCGACTTCCACTTCCACGGCGCGACCGTCGAGCCGAATGATCTTCTGCTCCATCAACGGAGCCGGCACGCCGAGCTCCAGGATTTGCCAGCGCCGCTCCGTCACGGCGTCGTGGTAATCCGGGTGAATCAAATCGTAGGGGGATTTTCGGAGCAACTGGTCTCGGGAAGTGGCCCCGAACAAATGCACCGCGGCTTCATTGACGAACTCGATGCGGCTCTTGCGGCTGACCCAAATCGCGTCCGGGCAGACTTCGATCAGGGTGCGCAAGTGCTGTTCGCTTTCGCGCAGGGCGAGCGCCATTTGGCCGCGCTCGCGCGTCTCCCGTTCGAGCCGGAGGTTGGCTTCTTCGAGCGCCGCGGTTCGTTCGTTCACCAAGGTTTCAACTTGCTGCGAACGCCTCCCGGTCGCGAGCAAGTACGCCGTCAACAGCGCGCTGAACGAGAGTCCTGCCACCAGAGCGAACATGGGCTGCGGCGACTTCATGCTCGCCAGGAATTCCTGGGTGGGGCGGAACAAGCACAGCCACTCCCGATGGCGCGACATGGCGACCCGTTCGATCCGATGCCGTCCCGAACGGAACTCCTGCTCAATCGACTCGAGGTTCGCGGTCAAATTCGTCTTCCCCAGAGGCGGCGTAGGCGCGGCCTGAACTCGTGCGGCAGCCGAGGACTTGGGTATGTTTGTCTCGCCGGGGTGATAGTAAAGGAACCGGTTTGTGGCGTCCGCCGCGGAAGCATCCACGACGAGCAGGTCCAATCCTCCGAACGGGTTCCCCAGGAGCGAAGCTTCCACACCGTCGCCCACGCGAAACATTCCCAGAACAAAGCCGTGCAAGTGTTCGAGCCGGTCCGCGACAGTTTCTAGTTTTCCTCCGTTGCGCAACACGGCCGCGATCACGGTCACACTGGCCTGGGGATCGGGCTCTTTGGACAGCGTGATCCGTTCGCTGACAGCGGGTTCATTGTTGGTGCACGAGTCCATCAACCACCCCAGCCGCATGGGATCGGAGGCGACGTCCCAGCCGAGGAGCTTTCGGTTCTCCTCAATCGGCTCGATGTAATGAAGGGGAAAGTGGTCCGTTCGGGGCTGCGCGGCGACC
This genomic window contains:
- a CDS encoding glycosyltransferase family 2 protein; translation: MHMLTTVVPVYNGERYLPATLQCLAAQTRRPDRVIILDNCSTDQTRSIVQNFSGLKCEWRQHERNIGLLANLNFGLKFAAETQVLHLLMADDLVKPAFYEKSMATLEPVPGHSMAYSFHEDIDVAGAVIGPAIRRPAGPARTVPKTDFLGRQAELTTMLLPGVIFKTDYQPPVCEFREFPQVADCLFLAEWAARCRQIVEVPEYLCQYRLHPFNATSANIHNLQSWLLDEWRVMQMVLPWIEESAVNHWLRARKLECLFAARSWVKVDMMRRVKPEYAREIQATMRQTVGAIPAMLGWLALRGRDALWRLQGRETKAETLLKAGIQ
- a CDS encoding PAS domain S-box protein; protein product: MGAARACFRASERSVLEAAGRADGLTNYQFTEFGLNRQLVAAQPRTDHFPLHYIEPIEENRKLLGWDVASDPMRLGWLMDSCTNNEPAVSERITLSKEPDPQASVTVIAAVLRNGGKLETVADRLEHLHGFVLGMFRVGDGVEASLLGNPFGGLDLLVVDASAADATNRFLYYHPGETNIPKSSAAARVQAAPTPPLGKTNLTANLESIEQEFRSGRHRIERVAMSRHREWLCLFRPTQEFLASMKSPQPMFALVAGLSFSALLTAYLLATGRRSQQVETLVNERTAALEEANLRLERETRERGQMALALRESEQHLRTLIEVCPDAIWVSRKSRIEFVNEAAVHLFGATSRDQLLRKSPYDLIHPDYHDAVTERRWQILELGVPAPLMEQKIIRLDGRAVEVEVAAAPFKDREGSAVVAMFRDITERKLAEQERQRLNRKLQEAAKLESLGVMAGGIAHDFNNLLTGILCHASLAKLDLAADSPLQEGLTEIETASLRAADLCKQMLAYSGKGQLLVQALDVSAVVQDSLNLLRLSISKKVSLDLNLAAGLPPVEADATQIRQVIMNLVINASEAIGENTGAIRVSTGVMRASREYLAGTILAPEIPEGDYVFLEIADTGCGMSAETISKIFDPFFTTKFTGRGLGLAAVLGIVRGHNGALKVTSQLGRGSAFRLLLPVATATLKPAHSDTKTDLREWRGSGTVLVVDDEEPVRRVAAQSLRRLGFDPVLAKDGREALQIFQRDPDHFVAVLLDLTMPQLDGSQTFQALKVIRPGVRVMLMSGFDQQEAIARFAGKGLAGFLQKPFQVHTLLDRMREALSGDR